One region of Fragaria vesca subsp. vesca linkage group LG4, FraVesHawaii_1.0, whole genome shotgun sequence genomic DNA includes:
- the LOC101296000 gene encoding uncharacterized protein LOC101296000 — MAETNVQYESGIFGAGGYSWKLVFYPNGNKKKNVKDHISLYLVKAVENSLQPGEEVYVDFRLFLLDQIKNKYLVIEDGFKRNFCFLGETSGAVGFDKLVSLKDFTDASNGYLIFGAEVFVCNGTRRVPPADCLSTCKTISKKYKHTWKVANFSHLAAQYYEKRFTAGGHHWYILAINQ; from the exons GTTCAATACGAATCAGGGATCTTCGGAGCCGGAGGATACAGTTG GAAACTTGTGTTCTACCCAAATGGAAACAAGAAGAAGAATGTCAAAGACCACATCTCTCTCTACTTGGTAAAGGCGGTGGAGAATTCACTCCAGCCTGGTGAGGAAGTATATGTTGATTTCAGGTTATTTTTGCTTGATCAGATTAAAAACAAGTACTTGGTTATTGAAG ATGGTTTCAAAAGGAACTTTTGCTTTCTAGGCGAGACGTCTGGCGCAGTCGGTTTTGATAAACTTGTCTCTCTAAAGGACTTTACTGATGCCTCCAATGGATATCTAATTTTTGGAGCTGAGGTCTTTGTTTGTAATGGAACAAGACGCGTACCCCCAGCAGATTGTCTATCAACATGCAAGACTATCTCAAAGAAGTACAAGCATACTTGGAAGGTTGCAAACTTTTCCCACTTAGCTGCTCAGTACTATGAAAAACGATTCACTGCTGGAGGCCATCACTGGTACATACTTGCTATTAATCAATAA